gtttCATCTACAATGTCTTCCTCAATTTCATCATCCACTTCATCCTCTGTCAACACCTCAGCAGTTTGGCTAAGATCATTGATAACAGACTTAACATCTTTGCCAGATATACTCAAACCCTTTAGCTTGCTATCAAGCTTGTTGTTTTCTGATAATTTGTCGGACAATTCTACTGTATTTAGAGCAAACTCAGCCATTTGGAGACCTTTCAATGGATTTACGGAGCTTTCAGGAGAGCGTTCATTGTCATTTGATGATACTTCTGAAAACATCTGAACATTGACTTtgaaatcatcatcatcatccacaTCCAAACCATGAGACTGAAGTTTTTCATCTGAAAAATTGTATTGCAACATTAAAATTACCAACTAAAGCATAGTGCAGACGTAAAAAATTAACCAAAGATGATTGCAAACTACTTGAAGTGCTCAGGACCAAAAACTGTTACATGTAAgaaagtttttcaaactggtaaAGTACAGTACCTACAGACATCATTTCTTACTAATGTCTGTGCAATGCAGACTTACACTGATGTTTTAATGCCATTTGCAATGATAATACTATGATTAATTGGGATGGCAAAGGAAATGCAAGTTATTTATTGCAACTTAGTAACACACTACCCCAACTTACCAACTTAATTTCCGACAACTTATTAAATTAACCACCAATCATGTTATTACTGTGGCTAGGATTATAAGTGTGCTTTTCCATTGTCCTTAGGAGTTCCAACTTTTCCATCCAGTTAGTTAGTTGATAAGTTGCACTTGCAAGTTAATAAGTTAAAAGAAGTTAATAGTATTACTTGTGATCACAAGTTACTAAGTTCTGATTGCAAGTTAGGCccagggcaaacgtcgaatcttagtcgaatttaattcgtcgaacctatttattttgaattaggcgcatgaatggtgcgacgtttgctgcaattaaattcgactcaaattaattgattcgACTCTAGCATGGGTTCGACTTGCCAAGTCGGATAATGCGACAGCGGTTCGGCGTGTCGGCAAACGCCGCTCCAGACACGTGctgaattcaattcataaatcatgcaaatcacaaaataattattgatttaaaTGTGTAAGACTGGGCAAATGccacaaaaatacatactccCCCATCTGGCAAACGCTATTTTCCCCCCTGACGATCATGCGCTGCACAAAGACAATTTCGCCACCGGGAATGGCGAGCTATAGAAAGTCATTGCTGACACCGCACCGGAGCATGATGGAAATGTGTTGTTCATGTTTCATGGACAcgaaatataaatgcttgaggtgtactcacaaaatggcatttaattcaaaatcaacccctacttcgccaaatcttcaaagaaccacctatcatttcgtacaaaaaaggaaaattcttaAGAGATCTGCTGgtgagagcaaaactataaaaggtgctatacatgttttcacacaggaagggaatcagtgtggcCTGTCACTCGTTACGTTTTCTTATCTAGATATCCTAaaagtctctttaaaccgtttctcGCTGTCAGTGGACCATACGTTGGTAAACCAACCAACATTGCGTTGGAAGCGGCGGCAAGACCGACTCAAGACCGCAGCTCCATTGTTGTTTGCCAACAAAAGCGCGGTCAAGCATGCCACACGGAGCAGTAGCTGTTGTCTCTGATACACTGTTCTCAGAGCTCTATGTAATGCGAgtcttctctttctatttttcgcaattaattgccaaagtaaggccTCACGAACACTGTATTCCGGCATCTCGCTGACAACTCCTAGAAGTAATTAATAGCGCATGGGGTGAATAGCACGGGGGCAAGTGCTTATTCGTCTGTTTCAATGAAGTGCAACTGGTGAAATAGGATCAACAGAGGTTCGACGTTTGCTACCACGCTGGAATGAAGTCGACTCTTTGTCGCAcctattttaaatgtattcgaTGCGACTTaaattcgacgtttgccctaggcctaagTAAGTTGTGCTTGAATGAACTTAAATGTGTTAAGTTGCAATATTATATGTTAATAAGTTGCGACGGAAAAAGAACTTGCATGTCCCACGACGtgataacaatgataattacAATGATGATTGTTCTTGCTTTTTACAAGGACAATAGTCACAATCTTGCAGAAGCTTATGAAAGAAAGATGACCGTAAGCTAGCCTCATGATTAGACCACTCGCTGGTGGGATAAATGGAAAGCTGACCTTTCCAAAAAgggaaagaacaagaaaaagccCAGGATAACACTTAACTCACCATATTCATCATCGCCCACGCTGGATATTGAAATGTCCGGAGTTTTATCTTCATCATCCCGAACAATTTTATCAAAATTGTCTCCTTTCCAAAGGGACTTGATCCCAGATTTCTTTTTAAGAGTTTCAAGATATTCTTCTAGTTCTTTCGTTGACGTCTCCTCTCCGATGACACTGCCTTTTCGCGCTGGTGATTCCACAGATAGTCTCCTTACCTTTTCAACAGAATCTTTCCATTGTTGTTTTCTGGAGGCCATTATTATCGATCACTATTTCATCAAGTGAACAACTGTACGTAAACAGTAACATCACAACTGATCACAACTAAGGTTTCATGAGTTAGTAATTGGAGTAAGCGTAAGCATTATGTCTTCACAAGCAAACAGGTATATACTTCAtgtgagaatgccatatatgcatccaggttATAGATTTCTAGTATCTACAGTGAGTGTAGTAGATGTAGCACTTGTAGTTGCTGTATCGATTTTTTACCCAATAATAATCTATTTATTTACTTGTAGGGAAGAATTCATAATGAATCCAGCATTTCTACTAACAATGAATTTTAAGTGTAAAAGCTGTTTGAAATATTATTTAATACAACCATAATATCAGAACTTTAGGACATGGTCAGGCCAAGCATGGGAGCTTATCCCCCATCCCTCCCTCCCCCTCTAAGACAAAATCAAGGAATTATCAGCAAGTTTTATCACCCAATGGTCAGGGGTAGAATATTTGAGCTAATAATCTCATGGGGAGCCTTTCTCTTCTTTCTATAAATACTTCTTACTAACCATGTTCAAAGgccatactgtaagttacaggtgacattttttttcactttagtATATGGTCTGCACGCTTTGAGATTATAGATTTCAGAATTTTTGTGCACATTGAAATTATTTGTAAACTTAGTGTTGCCTTTGTCCGAGAATACATCAATAACTAAATCAATGTTAAAGTTAAACATGGTGAATACAATATTTTTGGTCTTGCCTTTCTCTCTCACAGCTGAACACTACTGTCCACTTCTTGTTGACAATGGGATCATGGAAATTGTTCAGTGGTTAATCACCTCCAGGTGAAAAAGTCACTGAACTTGGGAAGAGATTTATAGATGTTGCAAAGGATTTTAATTTAATGAGAATTAAGTGAACAATTACGTATTACAGAGAAGATTATGAGTTTGTATTGCTTTAGCAATACTTAGTGTGCAACATTTGCACAAAGTAATGCAATAAAGGGACAAAAATATTGCTATATGTAGTTGAAGATCTCTTACACATTATTTTGCATTGAATACCAGTCTGTATAGACTTGAAAAGCCATGGTTTATGCACTTCATCAATGACGATGAAAATTTGACTTTCTTGTAGACCGATAAAAATGTTCAGTCAAATGACTACAGTACTATTACTTATACGTCATCCAGATAGAAATCTTTCTCAAAAATCTTGCTCTATTTGTCACTGTAACAGTTCCAGTTTAGGGGCTTGTGTAGTGCCAAAGCCCACCCAAGAGAAGGCATAATGATTTGAAACTGTACACAGAATTAATAGTCCTGACCCTGGCTTGACACCTTGAGGTTCCCTGCCAATAAAACGTCATGAAAGCATAATACAAAGAAGACTGATATACATTGATTGCCTCAGTCACATTCATTGGTTAAAAGCTCTCAAAACAACTTTGGTAGTTTCTTGAGTCTAGTGATGTCTAAAATCTGGGTGTCAGCTTCATTTTTCGTGGTAGGCTCAGGGGTACAGGGTGGGGCACTACATCCTTGTGCTGCAAGAGAAGATTTTGGTCTTTCATGTTCACTCTCTACTTCTCTCTCATGCTGTTCAATTTGACTGTCATTGGATCTCGCAAGCTCTCTTGGTGCTAAGCAATACTTCCCTAGGTAGTCCTTAGTGGCCATTGATAAGTTATTCCAAGTGTAATCCACAGCTGTTAAAGAAGTAGAATCACAGACACGACCTTTTTCAGCTGACTCCTTCATAGAAGAGATACTCTTGCCTTCTTGCAAAGTAACTGCATTGTCAAGAGATTTCTTTTTGTGGTGGCCTCTGATATGTTGAAGTTCAAGGAGTTGGTGGTCAGTGAGGTACTTGAGGTCAGCTTCACTGAAGACCTCATCAATGGTTTCATCGACTGTCAAAGACATGTAGTTAATCTGAGCGTGGGCTGATATGACATCCAGTGACAGTGATCTGTGGATTGGCCATTGTCTTACGTTTAACGACAATCTGaaccaaacaaagaaatgaaaggtATGGATGTCAATGCCTGTTTTCATTTGGTCAGTTATTGAACTCATCACTGCAGGGAAATAATTTAACCCTCCTTTCCATTTCCCCAACAATGATTGATAACTGTAGTAAGTGTATGGATACTGTCCTCAAAACATACAATTAACTTGTTATATGGGTATCACAACGGTACATGTGCACAATACTGGTATTACTCTTTTCATTCATTAACCTATTTCCTTATGCACTTGCCATTGCCATTTTTGTGGCTTAAGGTCAGTGATGAACAATGTTTCTAGTTTGGTCACATTGAATTTACCTTAAAACTTTGTTATCTCTTCCTAAGAAGTAAAGAGAGGTAACAATACTTATTtacatttgttttgctttgatttcatTTAAGTGTCTCCCAATAAGCCACTTTCAAATTGTTCAAGAACGGAGAGGAGGCTGAGAGGACTGCTTTGCACTTTCCTttatacaaacaaaaaaaattgcaaatttgtcctaacctcaactttttttcttttgatcttACACAATTTGAAAGTGGCCCACTAGTGGAGCACTTGTGCTTAGCAAAATAAGCTTGGggcttaaaattaattattgttattgtgctACAGCATCTCTTACTTTGATGATTGCATTTCTTCATTTCCAAGTGTCAAGCGCTTCATTTTATCCAGTTCTTTCATGGTTGCCTCAATGACTTCCTCACGTGTTGGTTCAGGCTTGTTCGAATGTTCTaatctttcaatttctttgGGGGACTGTTCCCAAGAATGGGATTTATCTTGATCTTGGTGATTGAGGATATGTTTGACCTGGTTCTGTGAGGAAAAAGATTGAAGAAAGAGCAaatgcataaatggctgccaaaaAATATTCCTTTGTCTTTTGGGCTATTAAATTAAACTCACTAGCATCATTAGCACGAACAAAATAcacaagaatatttttttggccacaattTATGCATTTGCCCTATACACTTGTTTTTGCTATCCTTAAGTGTGCAATTAAAAAGGATTATAATAACTATTTTGAGCTGCTACCAACATTAACAATGCTACTGGAAATTCTTATAGAAAAAATGTTCATTGATTGTTCATGACTATTACTAACATTAATTTAAGGATGTGCAAAGTGGATTCCTTTAGTTCgtaatttattttgaaaaaagaaattatgaaCTAACTTATTTTCCAAACCTTGAATGACATATTTCTCCTGTGCCTCAGCACATTTAGTACAGTTATACATTACCAATAAATTATCATAGAACTGCTGTTCATTCCTCTGCAACAAACTGACATGGTTAGATGTTTTGGCCACATTTTCTTCCTCTGTGAATTCATCTTTCTGTGCAGATTGTCCTCTTTGCTCAGTTTCCTTTTGCTCAATCAGAATACTTGCACTTTCTCCTGAAAGTCACAAGAACTATTATGATTAATTTCATTGTGGGATTACATTCCTGAAATAGTTaacttaggcccagttcaaacgtcgaacttctcatgtgccgaatctaatgcaaatgagcgaaaacaatatatttttctcatttgcattagattcggcacatgtagagtttgacgtttgaaccgggccttacaGTGCTATCCTCACACTGGGATAGTAAGAGATATGTATTGGACATGAACTGACAATCTTTGTTGTGGATATTGGGCCCTTTCCAATTGAAATTTGTTCAtggttggaaaaaaattgattaCCATAATACAAAAAGAGTAACTGTGAATGAcctcatcattcacaactgaaaaaGTAGTTCTGCTCACCGAGTACTGGACTTGTAAAACTGGTTTCCATGCCGCCTTTGTTCATTTGGTCTGCACGATTAGGACTAGTCATACCACAGCCACTCTCAAAAAAGCTTGGAAGGTCAACTGCATGTAGAGAGGAAGCTAATGTCTGACTAGGGTCATCCAGTTCTATCACCTGATTGGTCAACTCTTCAGGATTAATGGACAGGTCAGGCCTATGTGACTCCTTTGAATTGTGCTGACTTGATTCAGCACTTAATGATGGCAAAGTTCTAAGATAGGAAAGAATGTGAAAATGGTGAGGAagatgatgacaataataataacaacaatagtaataattaacatatgattattaatattattattataaaatacaagTAGTTTGGAAAATGCTTGTTTCTtcttgtttgaaataaaatcacAAGTAAGGAGATTACTATGAGCAAAGACATGAAACATACGGcaacaataaccaaacttgTGAAgtacaataactattattacaATTGGgtgcaaaattattttaatttacttCAGGAAAATTGTCTTTAGACAATATTGGACTTAAAACAAGGACAAGATCCACAAATGTTTTGAACTGAGCACTCCTACGGTATTTGTTTATTGCTGATTAAGATATCCACTGGtttttcttacctttttttcACTTCAGATTCTTTCATTGGTGATGTGGCTACCGACTTTTTGTCATTTGGCTTTATGGGTGTTGCAAGTAACAAACTGGCACCTGTATTGGTACAAGCAGTTACCATAGGAACAGGAGAGTGATTGGGTGATTGTCTGTTGCCATGGAACACATCAAACTGAGGAGTTCTTGGAGGTGTCAGTAGTGTGTTAGGATTGGGAAGTGTGGCTGACTGTTTCTGCAACAGCAGTTTGATCTGTaacgcaaagaaaaaaaaaacaaatgtctTTAATTAAGCCACACTTGCGTAATGTAACACCATGGAATCCAAAGCATGTGGAGCAGGTTCATaaagaaagaataaaattttcttttacaaattGGTCCTGATACCTGATAGCAGGCCTGTCACatttaaaacaaacaataaatcAAGTTGAGGCCATTAATGAAAAACATACAAAATTTTGAATCTACCTGTTCTTGGAGTTCTCTCAGTTGAGCCTCTTGTCTTAAAAGAAGAGCATAAGGATCTGGAGGAATGACCTCTTCTGTACAATCCTTCTCATTTGACTGTTGTGTCAAGACAGATACAACATGTTCTTCTGGAGTTAATCCTTCATGCTTCTTGTCAATAGTGTTCTTGTTTGTGCCATTTGATTGCTTTCTACTCAGCTGTTGTGGACTGTTAGCAGATGACAGTGTTTTATTGACTATGCTCTCTTTGTTAACATCTTCACCAGTGGCTACCAGCTCTTTGAAGCTTTCTTCCTTATTGTCAGTGTAGCTCCTTTGATTGCCATGAGATTGTTGGATTCGGACTGAACCACCACTATTGTCACTGTAAGTATCCTGACATCTTTTGCCTTCCACAGCCAAAAAATGAGGCACACTCAAAGGACTTTGTGACATTTCACTCATTCCAGTAATATGGCGCTCCATTTCTGACTCATTCATGGTTTTGTTCAACGTTCCATCTGGGGTTTCCCCTTCAAACACTGTTTCTAAAAAAGGTCTCTGTACCTGATCAATTGGTATTGGCAATGCTCTGGTTTCTTTATCAGTTATTTGCTGCCTGTAGCAATTTTCAACAGCTTGATCAGCAGCCTCCGTCATCCCTTGAGTAAAAGGTCTCCTGCCTACTCTATTACATTCCTGATCATCAGTTTTCATTCCCTTATTTGCAGGTGGCTTAAGTTGCATTTGCTGCCTTCCAGTGGTTCCACAGGCATTGTTTTCAACTTTAAGAGCTGGATCTCTCTTGTTTGATCTTGAATTCCAATCAGAAACATTACGACCCTTAATCCCGATTTCTGGTTTACTTTTTGGTTTTGGAAGTTTTCGATAGGCGATGCCTTTCATTGCCTGAGATTTCCTGGACACATGTGGTTGCTCATTACTGATCCCTTTTTTGAGTGGTTGATTTGAAGGCAGGATTTGTTTCAAGGGTTCCCTTGATGGTGAATTTTGGGTGACAGGGTTATTTGCAAGTTGCTTAGCATTTGCCCTTCCCTTCACTAAACGTTTTTGTTTATCTTTAGAGAGAATATAGAGGTCATTTTTTTGATCATGTTGAAATTGTTGAGATGGATTTCCTTGCTTGGGTGtctcaagttgttgtttttctggTAGTGATCTTGGAAGAATTTGTTGATTTGTGAAATCTTGGTAGGAGTTTTCAGTTAGCACATGGTCATCAAAGCTGAGTGAGAGAGAAGTCTCCGCTACATCTGgaaaaacaaactaacaaaaaGGCATGGTAAATATTACTGGCTTgttattgaagaaaaaattcaaaagcTGAGGTTTAACCTTACAagcctttttttcaaaaaatcatgaGGTTCATGGTGCCTTTTTAAGGCACAATGTGAAAAAAGAATCCAAAGAGGTCAAGGGTGAGAGAGGGGCAGTGGGTTTGTTAGATAGTTTGCATGAAGCCTTACTTTAATTTGTGGGACAAAGCACTAAAAACCTAAGCTTTGGACTTTTCCATTACATAATAATTAACCTCAACAAGATAAACTTAATTAGCTAACAAAAACTTTTGACATGGAGCAAGAAAAAGTTGTGGCAACATTGTCACCCACCTGTGCTTTTTGAGGATGAGGAAGTGGAGAGGGCCTAGGCAGTAGAGTCAAATCCTCATCACCATGCTCCTTTCTTGAAGAACTCACTTCTTGTTTTGGACTTTGAGCCATTCCATCTTGAGAAAACCTAAGTGAGACAGTGAGCTGCCTTTAAatacttaaagtggtactatgatcaaatttttactccttgattttttaggtgtatcatatagaatcccatgaaaggataaaaatgctgtttacggtttgcaaatatctgcattagttctggagatatttaagtttgaaaaatgagtaaaatatgcaaatgagatgactgatgacttCATACACTCAatccaatattatatcaattacattaataaagctatcttggccaattttttttttggccaatgaaacttggcaggctaatagttctacagcaaacacacctacagctataaaaaattctgttcccatggaaactcattcttctccaggccccaccctcttgatttcaatattttagcgatattcaactcaaaaaacgttaaacgaggtcaaaaactcgagctaacatatttaaagccttgctggatcatgcatatgaggcaccatttgccagaaacaccttttataatgtggaggtctggaacccagtatgttgccatggtaacagaactgtttaatgaaagaatgttatatgcagtgcggtgtttgagatcaaatgaagatatgatcctcgcacttgctggacaatttaagcaattgtctcatgaacctgaaaaattcaggtgactcaatgggaggttcatgagacaattgcttaaattgtccagcaagtgcgaggatcatatcttcatttgatttcaaacaccgcactgcatataacattctttcatcccgttgagtcacctgaatttttcaggttcatgagacaattgcttaaattgtccagcaagtgcgaggatcatatcttcatttgatttcaaacaccgcactgcatataacattctttcatatgacattcctttcacgggaaaacatgagcccaacaaattgacctgctctccactgtgtgacttcatagctcagttggtcagagcactgcaccggcatcgcagaggtcatgggttcgaatcccgttgagtcacctgaatttttcaggttcatgagacaattgcttaaattgtccagcaagtgcgaggatcatatcttcatttgatttcttttgagaactgtttaagttcaaattgtgaagcacatttattagaatcttactgcaaagaatcaaacatttctgatgaaaattggctgagatatcttttttcatcatatttgatcaaaatttggttgagtatatgacgtcatcaattggctaatttgcatattttaaaaacttaaatatctctggaacgaaaagagatatttgaaaatagtaaacagcatttttcttgtcatacaggctagttgtttatgctttaaaatgggttcgattggaaagttgtgattttcgtcacagtaccactttaaaatgtAAGCCATAACACAGCTGAAACACCAAACATTCTATTTCATGCTACTCCACCTTGACTCTATATATGCTGTTTTCCACATCTCCACAGCCTGTTCAAAGAGACTTCTGCTCATTCCCCTTGGAGAAGGAAAGAGCTCAAAACACAGTGGATCTGATGAACTAGGACCTGCAGGCTACAAGAAGAAAAAGTGAAGCACTGTAAgtatttgtaataaaagtgtATGTTGATGATGCTCACCATGGTACCTTgcttttgtgtgtgtgtgtgtgtgtgcgcaTTTTTTTACAGTTACAGTACTTACACCATAGCCATAAAATAAGTGTTATTTTAACAATGTCtacagtatgtatgtatgttaaaATCAACGGTACTCGCAACTAGACATTTAACTAACTCAACACAGAAATGTAAAAAAGGTAATTACTCACTATCTCCAAGTGAAGGTTTTCATAACAGCTGTACAACTCAAACAATGGCTGCTCACACTCTCCCTGTAGTTTAACATATATTGTTATTAGTCATTTATAATGTTGTATTGATAATGAACAATAAATTAAAGTTAATACACCGTTCCCTAAATTACTTTAACCTTTTAATGTTAAATGATTAAATGATTAAATGAGTGGGTCACAGCAAATTTTAGAGCAGCTAAGGAACTTTAAAGTTACACTGACAATAATATGCcggtaaaaagagaa
This window of the Acropora muricata isolate sample 2 chromosome 14, ASM3666990v1, whole genome shotgun sequence genome carries:
- the LOC136899176 gene encoding SCL-interrupting locus protein homolog isoform X2, which translates into the protein MSCVNVPVGSELSSFFPAQKRGIAMTEKQEYLRVQTKGVVVEPLNFPATKSVLWNRTAQGDPEILHLTKKRNLRLHINEKTLRLAHRHVNQTKSPLVCFFVGSISVDSREDSIDVIVDRFDPGREVASNNGSTKVKRKVPTTVVPGDHVIPTTMIEGLSGADSSVTHTKEEFQKAFQVLFGRVSSQEPINISHFLSIKVSCHCYAGDAELILNVNCSTISMATRIQAIPVAAVPIIPTALARNLSGPLRMSEVQGVPKNGYLTMDHTRKLLLLLESDPKAISLPLLGIWVSGIYSIHHPYIWACCLRFIHSTAIQQRVLAPPNSFLLLLYSPVKSTPEFWECKHDQGECEQPLFELYSCYENLHLEIPAGPSSSDPLCFELFPSPRGMSRSLFEQAVEMWKTAYIESRFSQDGMAQSPKQEVSSSRKEHGDEDLTLLPRPSPLPHPQKAQFVFPDVAETSLSLSFDDHVLTENSYQDFTNQQILPRSLPEKQQLETPKQGNPSQQFQHDQKNDLYILSKDKQKRLVKGRANAKQLANNPVTQNSPSREPLKQILPSNQPLKKGISNEQPHVSRKSQAMKGIAYRKLPKPKSKPEIGIKGRNVSDWNSRSNKRDPALKVENNACGTTGRQQMQLKPPANKGMKTDDQECNRVGRRPFTQGMTEAADQAVENCYRQQITDKETRALPIPIDQVQRPFLETVFEGETPDGTLNKTMNESEMERHITGMSEMSQSPLSVPHFLAVEGKRCQDTYSDNSGGSVRIQQSHGNQRSYTDNKEESFKELVATGEDVNKESIVNKTLSSANSPQQLSRKQSNGTNKNTIDKKHEGLTPEEHVVSVLTQQSNEKDCTEEVIPPDPYALLLRQEAQLRELQEQIKLLLQKQSATLPNPNTLLTPPRTPQFDVFHGNRQSPNHSPVPMVTACTNTGASLLLATPIKPNDKKSVATSPMKESEVKKRTLPSLSAESSQHNSKESHRPDLSINPEELTNQVIELDDPSQTLASSLHAVDLPSFFESGCGMTSPNRADQMNKGGMETSFTSPVLGESASILIEQKETEQRGQSAQKDEFTEEENVAKTSNHNQVKHILNHQDQDKSHSWEQSPKEIERLEHSNKPEPTREEVIEATMKELDKMKRLTLGNEEMQSSKLSLNVRQWPIHRSLSLDVISAHAQINYMSLTVDETIDEVFSEADLKYLTDHQLLELQHIRGHHKKKSLDNAVTLQEGKSISSMKESAEKGRVCDSTSLTAVDYTWNNLSMATKDYLGKYCLAPRELARSNDSQIEQHEREVESEHERPKSSLAAQGCSAPPCTPEPTTKNEADTQILDITRLKKLPKLF
- the LOC136899176 gene encoding SCL-interrupting locus protein homolog isoform X1, yielding MSCVNVPVGSELSSFFPAQKRGIAMTEKQEYLRVQTKGVVVEPLNFPATKSVLWNRTAQGDPEILHLTKKRNLRLHINEKTLRLAHRHVNQTKSPLVCFFVGSISVDSREDSIDVIVDRFDPGREVASNNGSTKVKRKVPTTVVPGDHVIPTTMIEGLSGADSSVTHTKEEFQKAFQVLFGRVSSQEPINISHFLSIKVSCHCYAGDAELILNVNCSTISMATRIQAIPVAAVPIIPTALARNLSGPLRMSEVQGVPKNGYLTMDHTRKLLLLLESDPKAISLPLLGIWVSGIYSIHHPYIWACCLRFIHSTAIQQRVLAPPNSFLLLLYSPVKSTPEFWECKHDQGECEQPLFELYSCYENLHLEIPAGPSSSDPLCFELFPSPRGMSRSLFEQAVEMWKTAYIESRFSQDGMAQSPKQEVSSSRKEHGDEDLTLLPRPSPLPHPQKAQFVFPDVAETSLSLSFDDHVLTENSYQDFTNQQILPRSLPEKQQLETPKQGNPSQQFQHDQKNDLYILSKDKQKRLVKGRANAKQLANNPVTQNSPSREPLKQILPSNQPLKKGISNEQPHVSRKSQAMKGIAYRKLPKPKSKPEIGIKGRNVSDWNSRSNKRDPALKVENNACGTTGRQQMQLKPPANKGMKTDDQECNRVGRRPFTQGMTEAADQAVENCYRQQITDKETRALPIPIDQVQRPFLETVFEGETPDGTLNKTMNESEMERHITGMSEMSQSPLSVPHFLAVEGKRCQDTYSDNSGGSVRIQQSHGNQRSYTDNKEESFKELVATGEDVNKESIVNKTLSSANSPQQLSRKQSNGTNKNTIDKKHEGLTPEEHVVSVLTQQSNEKDCTEEVIPPDPYALLLRQEAQLRELQEQIKLLLQKQSATLPNPNTLLTPPRTPQFDVFHGNRQSPNHSPVPMVTACTNTGASLLLATPIKPNDKKSVATSPMKESEVKKRTLPSLSAESSQHNSKESHRPDLSINPEELTNQVIELDDPSQTLASSLHAVDLPSFFESGCGMTSPNRADQMNKGGMETSFTSPVLGESASILIEQKETEQRGQSAQKDEFTEEENVAKTSNHVSLLQRNEQQFYDNLLNQVKHILNHQDQDKSHSWEQSPKEIERLEHSNKPEPTREEVIEATMKELDKMKRLTLGNEEMQSSKLSLNVRQWPIHRSLSLDVISAHAQINYMSLTVDETIDEVFSEADLKYLTDHQLLELQHIRGHHKKKSLDNAVTLQEGKSISSMKESAEKGRVCDSTSLTAVDYTWNNLSMATKDYLGKYCLAPRELARSNDSQIEQHEREVESEHERPKSSLAAQGCSAPPCTPEPTTKNEADTQILDITRLKKLPKLF